Proteins co-encoded in one Opitutus terrae PB90-1 genomic window:
- the nrfD gene encoding NrfD/PsrC family molybdoenzyme membrane anchor subunit, whose protein sequence is MSTHAEHAALAGAAILKEVKPAVLPRATLVEHGRSFAWITDKICGIIEGKTPGWWWVCFVVACFVASFTVAGLTYLVATGVGVWGHANPVNWAWDIVNFVFWIGIGHAGTLISAILCLLRQKWRTSINRAAEAMTIFAVVCAAIFPVFHVGRIWYAWYLFPLPNSNWIWQNFRSPLEWDVFAVSTYGTVSVLFWYVGLIPDLAVLRDRFLAAGNRFRSFLYGLFAMGWRGSNRHWSNYEMAYLVLAGVSTPLVLSVHTIVSFDFAVSLLPGWHTTIFPPYFVAGAIFSGFGMVLTLMLPLRAVYKLEDLITQYHIDCMCKITLATGTIVGYAYAMEFFIAWYGANPYEGFTFINRAFGNYAWAYWIMITCNVITPQFFWSKWVRRNTTLVWVLSIFVNVGMWFERFVIIVTSLARDFLPSSWGYYSPSIVEIFTFFGTFGVFSVLFLLFIRFLPVMPMAELKAVTPQADVHGHGPDDHAHTTGLGDPIKMEKH, encoded by the coding sequence ATGAGCACGCACGCTGAACACGCCGCGCTCGCGGGCGCCGCGATCCTCAAGGAAGTGAAGCCGGCGGTGCTGCCGCGCGCCACGCTCGTCGAGCACGGCCGCAGCTTCGCGTGGATCACCGACAAGATCTGCGGGATCATCGAAGGCAAGACGCCCGGCTGGTGGTGGGTCTGCTTCGTCGTCGCCTGCTTCGTCGCCTCGTTCACCGTCGCCGGGCTGACGTATCTCGTCGCCACGGGCGTCGGCGTGTGGGGTCACGCCAATCCGGTCAACTGGGCGTGGGACATCGTCAACTTCGTCTTCTGGATCGGTATCGGCCACGCGGGCACGCTGATCTCGGCGATCTTGTGCCTGCTGCGCCAGAAGTGGCGCACGTCGATCAACCGCGCGGCGGAGGCGATGACGATCTTCGCGGTGGTCTGCGCCGCGATCTTCCCGGTCTTCCACGTCGGTCGCATCTGGTATGCGTGGTATCTCTTCCCGCTGCCGAATTCGAACTGGATCTGGCAGAACTTCCGCTCGCCGCTCGAGTGGGACGTGTTCGCCGTGTCGACCTATGGCACGGTCTCGGTGCTGTTCTGGTATGTCGGTCTCATTCCCGATCTCGCGGTGCTGCGCGATCGGTTCCTCGCCGCCGGCAATCGCTTCCGCTCGTTCCTCTACGGGCTGTTCGCGATGGGCTGGCGCGGCTCGAACCGCCACTGGAGCAACTACGAGATGGCCTACTTGGTCCTCGCCGGCGTCTCGACGCCGCTGGTGCTCTCGGTGCACACGATCGTGTCGTTCGACTTCGCGGTCTCGCTGCTGCCTGGCTGGCACACGACGATCTTCCCGCCGTATTTCGTCGCGGGCGCGATCTTCTCCGGGTTTGGCATGGTGCTCACGCTCATGCTGCCGCTGCGCGCGGTCTACAAACTCGAGGATCTGATCACGCAGTACCACATCGACTGCATGTGCAAGATCACGTTGGCGACCGGCACGATCGTCGGCTACGCCTACGCGATGGAGTTCTTCATCGCGTGGTACGGCGCGAACCCGTATGAAGGCTTCACCTTCATCAACCGCGCGTTTGGCAACTACGCGTGGGCCTACTGGATCATGATCACGTGCAACGTGATCACGCCGCAGTTCTTTTGGTCGAAATGGGTCCGCCGCAACACGACGCTGGTCTGGGTGCTGTCGATCTTCGTCAACGTCGGCATGTGGTTCGAGCGGTTCGTGATCATCGTCACCTCGCTCGCCCGCGACTTCCTGCCCTCGAGCTGGGGCTACTACAGCCCGTCGATCGTCGAGATCTTCACGTTCTTCGGCACGTTCGGCGTGTTCTCCGTGCTGTTCCTGCTGTTCATCCGGTTCCTGCCCGTGATGCCGATGGCGGAACTGAAAGCGGTGACGCCGCAGGCGGACGTGCACGGCCACGGGCCCGACGATCACGCGCACACCACGGGCCTCGGTGACCCGATCAAAATGGAGAAACACTGA
- a CDS encoding cytochrome c3 family protein encodes MSSLFPKSANRLPLQIVIYLVVLGGIATAGVTYYMTPKYTRVGYAPVQPVPFSHNLHAGQLGLDCRYCHTGVDKGRTSVVPTAQTCMNCHNQVKPDSPLLAVVKQSYETGDPVPWVKVHEVPDFVFFNHSAHVNRGVSCVECHGKVNTMDVVTHEQPLSMSFCLECHRNPATRVRAPQDVYNLDSLPIAAQAGTAAGEKFVHDWKIKPPQSCTGCHR; translated from the coding sequence ATGTCCTCTCTTTTCCCGAAATCGGCGAACAGACTCCCGCTCCAGATCGTAATCTATCTGGTGGTGCTGGGCGGGATCGCGACGGCGGGCGTCACGTACTACATGACGCCGAAATACACCCGGGTCGGCTATGCGCCGGTCCAGCCGGTGCCGTTCAGCCACAACCTTCATGCCGGCCAACTCGGCCTCGACTGTCGCTATTGCCACACGGGCGTCGACAAGGGCCGCACCTCCGTCGTGCCGACGGCGCAGACGTGCATGAACTGCCACAACCAGGTCAAGCCCGACAGCCCGCTGCTCGCCGTGGTGAAGCAAAGCTACGAGACGGGCGACCCGGTGCCGTGGGTGAAGGTGCACGAGGTCCCGGACTTTGTGTTCTTCAATCACTCCGCCCACGTGAACCGCGGCGTGAGTTGCGTCGAGTGCCACGGCAAGGTCAACACCATGGACGTGGTCACGCACGAGCAGCCGCTGAGCATGTCGTTCTGCCTCGAGTGTCACCGCAATCCGGCGACACGCGTGCGCGCGCCGCAGGACGTTTACAATTTGGATTCACTTCCGATCGCGGCGCAGGCCGGGACTGCCGCCGGTGAAAAGTTCGTGCACGACTGGAAAATCAAGCCGCCGCAAAGCTGCACCGGTTGCCATCGATGA
- a CDS encoding TAT-variant-translocated molybdopterin oxidoreductase: MKRKSDHSAPANSEPTGPKYWRSLDELAATPGFQEQLHREFPEGASELNGVDRRHFLKIMAASFALGGVGLAGCRRPEKYVLPYGKSVEGMIPGLPLYFATAMPLRRTAIPVLAETHQGRPTKIEGNPTYQQHGGSASLLAQASVLDLYDPERATQHTREGRKLNVADLNEQLAQIGTSHAANGGAGLAFLAEESSSPTRARLLAQLRARLPRAIWAEYEPVADEAPVSAATAAFGQPVRPLYRFARARRIVSLDADFLRPDGAGLYYAREFAKGRRVVNREDAQQMNRLYVAESAFTITGSMADHRLRLASSHMLALAAALAVKITGSAAFAPLSAGLDIDPKWIDECAADLLAHRGTSVFVAGAHLPEQVHAIAYAINAALGNIGATVDFVAPPTNDAASIQTLATAIRDGAIDTLVILGGNPVYNAPADLDWAALQKSVKNVVRLGYHTDETTVASPAGAHLAAAHYLESWGDARTADGTIVPIQPMILPLFGGLTELEVLARIVGANNPDPYALVLETITALAGGDAEKAFQQFLHDGLLANSAYPTVAVSYNAAGVARLLGAGAGNPAALSKDNLEVRFVTDYKMDDGRFANNGWLQELPDPITKISWDNAILVSPRLARELGVYPDGSTLQVARVEMAGFHQGKEQAFIGELTVNGRTVRAPIHIQPGLSNYTVVLPLGYGRTQSGHVGRGMGHDFYPLRTSAGLHFTVGGKLVPTQDVKAMPNTQEHWSMEGRDIIREANVDEFLENPRFVAAFGMESHSPSILGEQGEAMTPAERATLIPRGNSLYKTPAFGGPDALQSGTHQWGMSIDLNTCIGCNACVVACQAENNIPIVGRDQVLRGREMHWIRLDRYYSDGNADAEAFGGEGNKHLPEDPQVSLQPMACVQCELAPCETVCPVNATVHDEEGLNAMAYNRCIGTRYCANNCPYKVRRFNFFDYNQRQLDSLYLGPVGPQGMPELVKMVKNPEVTVRMRGVMEKCTYCVQRIQNAKIQHKVKTAKAGHPDDIAVPDGTIVPACAQTCPVEAIVFGNILDPESAVSKAKAREHDYAVLGYLNTRPRTTYSGKLRNPNPKMPDYVARPFSRVEYEKKNHPAGHGGGAEGHAPAHEHGAPATKEGHG; the protein is encoded by the coding sequence ATGAAACGCAAATCTGACCATTCCGCGCCGGCGAACAGCGAGCCGACCGGCCCGAAATACTGGCGCAGCCTCGACGAGCTGGCGGCGACGCCCGGGTTTCAGGAGCAGCTGCACCGCGAGTTTCCCGAGGGCGCTTCGGAGCTGAACGGCGTGGATCGCCGGCATTTCCTCAAGATCATGGCGGCGTCGTTCGCGCTCGGCGGCGTCGGACTGGCGGGCTGCCGCCGGCCGGAGAAATACGTGCTGCCCTACGGCAAGTCGGTCGAGGGCATGATTCCCGGGCTGCCGCTGTATTTCGCGACGGCGATGCCGCTGCGCCGCACGGCGATTCCCGTGCTGGCCGAGACGCATCAGGGCCGGCCGACGAAGATCGAGGGCAATCCCACTTACCAGCAGCACGGCGGCTCGGCCTCGCTGCTCGCGCAGGCGTCGGTGCTCGATCTTTACGATCCGGAACGCGCGACGCAGCACACCCGCGAGGGGCGGAAGCTCAACGTCGCCGACCTCAACGAACAGCTTGCGCAGATCGGCACGTCTCACGCGGCGAATGGCGGGGCGGGCCTCGCGTTTCTCGCGGAGGAGTCGAGCTCGCCGACGCGCGCGCGGCTGCTCGCGCAGTTGCGGGCGCGGTTGCCCCGGGCGATCTGGGCGGAGTACGAGCCGGTGGCCGACGAGGCGCCGGTGAGTGCGGCGACGGCGGCGTTCGGCCAGCCGGTGCGGCCGTTGTATCGCTTTGCCCGGGCGCGGCGGATCGTTTCGCTCGATGCGGATTTCCTGCGGCCGGACGGCGCGGGACTTTACTACGCCCGCGAGTTTGCGAAGGGCCGGCGGGTGGTGAATCGCGAGGACGCGCAACAGATGAACCGGCTCTACGTGGCCGAGAGCGCGTTCACGATCACGGGCAGCATGGCGGATCACCGGCTGCGGCTGGCGAGCAGTCACATGCTCGCGCTCGCTGCGGCCCTCGCGGTGAAGATCACCGGCAGTGCGGCGTTCGCGCCGCTCAGTGCCGGGCTCGACATCGATCCGAAGTGGATCGACGAGTGCGCGGCGGATTTGCTGGCGCACCGCGGCACCAGCGTGTTCGTGGCGGGGGCGCATTTGCCCGAGCAGGTGCACGCGATCGCCTACGCGATCAATGCGGCGCTCGGCAACATCGGGGCGACGGTCGACTTCGTCGCCCCGCCGACGAACGACGCCGCATCGATCCAGACGCTCGCGACGGCGATCCGCGATGGCGCGATCGACACGCTTGTCATCCTCGGTGGCAACCCGGTGTACAATGCGCCGGCCGATCTCGATTGGGCGGCGCTGCAGAAGTCGGTGAAGAACGTGGTCCGGCTCGGTTACCACACCGACGAGACCACGGTGGCCTCACCGGCGGGCGCGCATCTCGCGGCGGCGCATTATCTCGAGTCGTGGGGCGATGCCCGCACGGCGGACGGCACGATCGTGCCGATCCAGCCGATGATCCTGCCGCTGTTCGGCGGGCTGACCGAGCTCGAAGTGCTCGCGCGGATCGTGGGCGCGAACAATCCTGATCCGTATGCGCTGGTGCTTGAAACGATCACGGCGCTGGCCGGCGGTGACGCGGAAAAGGCCTTCCAGCAGTTTCTCCATGACGGACTGCTCGCGAACTCCGCGTATCCGACCGTCGCGGTGAGCTACAACGCCGCCGGCGTGGCCCGGCTGCTCGGCGCGGGCGCGGGCAATCCGGCAGCACTTTCGAAGGACAACCTCGAGGTGCGGTTCGTCACCGACTACAAGATGGATGACGGTCGGTTCGCGAACAACGGCTGGCTGCAGGAGCTGCCGGATCCGATCACCAAGATCTCGTGGGACAACGCGATTCTCGTCAGCCCGCGGCTCGCGCGCGAACTAGGCGTCTATCCGGACGGCTCGACGCTGCAGGTCGCGCGGGTCGAGATGGCCGGTTTCCACCAAGGCAAGGAGCAGGCGTTCATCGGCGAGCTGACGGTGAACGGCCGCACGGTGCGCGCGCCGATCCACATCCAGCCGGGACTTTCGAACTACACCGTGGTGCTGCCGCTCGGCTACGGTCGGACGCAGTCGGGCCACGTCGGTCGCGGCATGGGCCACGATTTCTATCCGCTGCGTACGTCGGCGGGGCTGCATTTCACCGTGGGCGGGAAGCTCGTGCCGACGCAAGACGTCAAGGCGATGCCGAATACCCAGGAGCACTGGTCGATGGAGGGCCGCGACATCATTCGCGAGGCCAACGTCGACGAGTTTCTGGAGAACCCGCGGTTCGTCGCGGCGTTCGGCATGGAGTCGCACAGCCCGTCGATTCTCGGCGAGCAGGGCGAGGCGATGACGCCGGCCGAGCGGGCCACGTTGATCCCGCGCGGCAATTCGCTCTACAAGACGCCCGCGTTCGGCGGACCCGACGCGCTCCAGTCCGGCACCCACCAGTGGGGCATGTCGATCGACCTCAACACGTGCATCGGCTGCAACGCCTGCGTCGTCGCCTGTCAGGCCGAGAACAACATTCCGATCGTCGGTCGCGATCAGGTGCTGCGCGGCCGCGAGATGCACTGGATCCGGCTCGACCGTTACTACTCCGACGGCAACGCCGATGCGGAAGCTTTCGGCGGCGAGGGCAACAAGCACCTGCCGGAGGATCCCCAGGTTTCGCTGCAGCCGATGGCGTGCGTGCAGTGCGAGCTCGCGCCGTGCGAAACCGTGTGCCCGGTCAACGCGACGGTGCACGACGAGGAGGGCCTGAACGCGATGGCCTACAACCGTTGCATCGGCACGCGCTATTGCGCGAACAACTGTCCCTACAAGGTCCGCCGCTTTAATTTCTTCGATTACAACCAGCGCCAGCTCGACAGTCTTTACCTCGGCCCGGTCGGCCCGCAGGGCATGCCGGAGCTCGTGAAGATGGTGAAGAATCCCGAAGTCACCGTCCGGATGCGCGGCGTGATGGAGAAGTGCACCTATTGCGTGCAACGAATCCAGAACGCGAAGATCCAGCACAAGGTGAAGACCGCGAAGGCCGGCCACCCCGACGACATCGCGGTGCCGGACGGCACGATTGTGCCTGCCTGCGCGCAGACCTGCCCGGTCGAGGCGATCGTCTTCGGCAACATCCTCGATCCGGAGAGCGCGGTTTCGAAGGCGAAAGCTCGCGAGCACGACTACGCGGTGCTGGGCTACCTCAACACCCGTCCGCGCACGACCTATTCGGGCAAGCTGCGGAATCCGAATCCGAAAATGCCAGACTACGTCGCCCGGCCGTTCAGTCGCGTCGAGTACGAGAAGAAGAACCATCCCGCCGGCCACGGCGGCGGCGCCGAGGGGCACGCTCCCGCGCATGAGCACGGCGCGCCCGCGACCAAGGAGGGCCACGGATGA